Proteins co-encoded in one Kribbella solani genomic window:
- a CDS encoding isochorismatase family protein produces MARALIVVDVQNDFCEGGSLAVAGGADVAFRIGELLHQWHEADPDERQYAYVVATRDHHIDPGDHFSKEPDYVHSWPPHCVAGTDGVSFHPNLDPQPFDAIFDKGEYAAAYSGFEGKSHEGGHALADWLRGKGVTDVDVCGIATDYCVRATAFDAHQAGFGTTVLTHLTAGVAPASTEQTLVDLRNAGIMLL; encoded by the coding sequence GATGTGCAGAACGACTTCTGCGAGGGCGGGAGCCTGGCCGTCGCCGGAGGGGCAGACGTCGCGTTCCGGATCGGTGAGTTGCTGCACCAGTGGCACGAGGCGGATCCGGACGAGCGCCAGTACGCGTATGTCGTGGCCACCCGGGACCATCACATCGACCCGGGTGACCACTTCTCCAAGGAGCCCGACTACGTGCACTCCTGGCCGCCGCATTGCGTCGCCGGTACGGACGGTGTCAGCTTCCACCCGAACCTGGATCCGCAGCCGTTCGACGCGATCTTCGACAAGGGCGAGTACGCGGCCGCGTACTCGGGCTTCGAAGGCAAGTCCCACGAAGGCGGTCACGCGCTCGCCGACTGGCTGCGCGGCAAGGGCGTCACGGACGTCGACGTCTGCGGGATCGCGACCGACTACTGCGTCCGCGCCACCGCCTTCGACGCCCACCAGGCCGGTTTCGGCACCACGGTCCTCACCCACCTGACCGCCGGCGTCGCCCCGGCCAGTACCGAACAAACCCTGGTCGACCTCCGCAACGCCGGCATCATGCTGCTCTGA